One genomic segment of Arachis duranensis cultivar V14167 chromosome 4, aradu.V14167.gnm2.J7QH, whole genome shotgun sequence includes these proteins:
- the LOC107484892 gene encoding GDSL esterase/lipase WDL1 isoform X2: MVGPKRPQFVLFGSSIVQHSFYDQGWAAILSHLYARKADIVLRGYTGWNSRRALQVLQDIFPKDATEQPSLIIVYFGGNDSVLAHPSGLGQHVPLQEYIQNMTKIAIYLKKTRIIFLGSPPVNEPQLLGNSDLLGRPFRTNESCRIYSEACLSLCRDLNIKAIDIWSAIQRRKDWREVCFIDGIHLTAEGSKIVAKEILKVLKEAEWEPSLNWKSMPIEFAEDSTYDPIAPDGKTTINISGSPFHGDSEWD, translated from the exons ATGGTTGGACCAAAGAGGCCTCAGTTCGTGCTGTTTGGTTCTTCTATCGTTCAGCACAGCTTCTACGACCAAGGCTGGGCTGCCATCCTTTCTCACTTGTATGCTCGCAAG GCGGATATAGTTTTGAGAGGATACACTGGTTGGAATTCAAGGCGTGCTCTCCAGGTTCTCCAAGACATTTTCCCCAAG GATGCCACTGAACAACCATCATTGATAATTGTGTACTTCGGTGGCAACGATTCCGTTCTTGCTCATCCGAGTGGACTCGGACAACATGTACCTCTCCAAGAATACATTCAAAATATGACCAAAATTGCTATCTATCTAAAG AAGACGCGCATCATATTTCTCGGTTCTCCTCCTGTCAATGAGCCACAACTTCTTGGAAACAG TGATCTACTAGGCCGGCCATTTAGGACGAACGAATCGTGTCGAATATACTCCGAGGCATGTTTGTCACTCTGCCGGGACCTGAATATCAAGGCCATTGACATCTGGTCTGCTATTCAGAGAAGGAAAGACTGGCGAGAGGTTTGCTTCAT CGATGGGATTCATCTGACAGCTGAGGGAAGCAAGATAGTGGCAAAGGAGATATTGAAGGTCCTCAAAGAAGCAGAGTGGGAACCAAGTCTGAATTGGAAGTCAATGCCAATCGAATTCGCAGAAGATTCGACCTATGATCCAATCGCGCCAGATGGAAAGACAACTATAAATATCTCTGGTTCTCCTTTCCATGGAGATTCGGAATGGGACTAG
- the LOC107484892 gene encoding GDSL esterase/lipase WDL1 isoform X1: MVGPKRPQFVLFGSSIVQHSFYDQGWAAILSHLYARKADIVLRGYTGWNSRRALQVLQDIFPKDATEQPSLIIVYFGGNDSVLAHPSGLGQHVPLQEYIQNMTKIAIYLKSLSKKTRIIFLGSPPVNEPQLLGNSDLLGRPFRTNESCRIYSEACLSLCRDLNIKAIDIWSAIQRRKDWREVCFIDGIHLTAEGSKIVAKEILKVLKEAEWEPSLNWKSMPIEFAEDSTYDPIAPDGKTTINISGSPFHGDSEWD; the protein is encoded by the exons ATGGTTGGACCAAAGAGGCCTCAGTTCGTGCTGTTTGGTTCTTCTATCGTTCAGCACAGCTTCTACGACCAAGGCTGGGCTGCCATCCTTTCTCACTTGTATGCTCGCAAG GCGGATATAGTTTTGAGAGGATACACTGGTTGGAATTCAAGGCGTGCTCTCCAGGTTCTCCAAGACATTTTCCCCAAG GATGCCACTGAACAACCATCATTGATAATTGTGTACTTCGGTGGCAACGATTCCGTTCTTGCTCATCCGAGTGGACTCGGACAACATGTACCTCTCCAAGAATACATTCAAAATATGACCAAAATTGCTATCTATCTAAAG AGCCTTTCGAAGAAGACGCGCATCATATTTCTCGGTTCTCCTCCTGTCAATGAGCCACAACTTCTTGGAAACAG TGATCTACTAGGCCGGCCATTTAGGACGAACGAATCGTGTCGAATATACTCCGAGGCATGTTTGTCACTCTGCCGGGACCTGAATATCAAGGCCATTGACATCTGGTCTGCTATTCAGAGAAGGAAAGACTGGCGAGAGGTTTGCTTCAT CGATGGGATTCATCTGACAGCTGAGGGAAGCAAGATAGTGGCAAAGGAGATATTGAAGGTCCTCAAAGAAGCAGAGTGGGAACCAAGTCTGAATTGGAAGTCAATGCCAATCGAATTCGCAGAAGATTCGACCTATGATCCAATCGCGCCAGATGGAAAGACAACTATAAATATCTCTGGTTCTCCTTTCCATGGAGATTCGGAATGGGACTAG